Below is a window of Quercus robur chromosome 6, dhQueRobu3.1, whole genome shotgun sequence DNA.
GAACTTTTGGATGTTGTTGTACACACATCTTCCCCACCTCAAAACTGTGGCAACGGAGGCAAAGTTGTCATCCAAAATGACAATATCTGAGCTCTCCTTGGCCACCTCGGTGCCCTGAATTCCCATTGAAAGCCCCACATCAGCTTCTTTCAATGCTGGTGCGTCGTTTGTGCCATCTCCAGTGACTGCAACCACATGACCTTTTTGTTTCAAACATTCTACCATCAGTAGCTTGTCAAAGGGAGATGACCTTGCCATCACACAAATTTTATCAACTTTCTCCATTCTCTCCTTTGGTGTGTAGTTTCTGAATTCAATGCCTTCTACCACTGCTCCACTCATGTCTTGATCAAACCTCAATATTCCACATTCAGTGGCAATAGCTTTGGCTGTGAAAATATTGTCTCCAGTGATCATTTTGATGTTCACACCTGCTTTTTGGCAAGCTTCCACGGCCTTCTTTACCCCTGGACGACATGGGTCCTTAATACCCACCAGTCCTAATAGGGTCAGACCATCTTCTTCTATCTTCCTTTGCTCCATATCATGTTCTTGATCTTCTTTTGAAATTTGCTTATGTGCAAAAGCAATGCACCGGAGGCTACTGGCTGCCATACCTTGAATTCTTTGTTCGAATTTCATCTTTTCACTATCATCTAGATCTTTCATAATTCCAGAAGCATCATAGTAACTTGAACACATTTTCAATATCATCTCTGCAGCTCCTTTCCAGTGCACGTGGATTGTATCGTCTGTCTTTCTCCTTGTCATGACTCCGCTTCGTTTCTTCTGTGAATTGAATGCTTCAACGTAAAGAATCTTATGACTTTGCGTTAATTGTTCCATTTCCATGTTTAGCTCCTGAACAGCCCATGAAAGAATTGCTTGTTCAGTGGGACTGCCTGAGAGCTCAATTTCAGACCCTGAAGTAGGCTTGTAAACACTACCGGTTGTGTTTAGAGCTACTCCTTCTTGTAGCAGTTCAAGAATATATGGAGCGATTGATGAGTAAGTAGCTGGTGCAAAAGATTCTTTTCCTAGCCAAAACTTAGTCACCTTCATTTTATTCAGAGTGAGGGTGCCTGTTTTGTCAGTACAAATGGTGGTGGCAGAGCCCATGGTCTCACAAGCAGAGAGCTTCCGCACCATTGCCTGATCAGCCATCATTCTTTTCATGGAATAAGCAAGCGTAAGTGTCACAGCCAAAGGCAAACCTTCTGGAATTGCAACCACGACTATAGTAACTGCAGCAGCTACAAATCCCACCACAGCATTTAGTATGTCATCAACCTTGGTGCTGCTGCCATTGAACTCTTTATTTCCATTCTCATCTGTAGTATTCCCAGTGAAGTATCGAACCAACAAGACTACAAGAACTAGGAAAGCAACTGCCAAGCCAACCTTACCTATTGATGAAGTTAACTTGTTGAGCCGAACTTGTAAAGGTGTTTGTTCATTGGTATCGCGGCTGATTGAGCTCATCATCTCGCCCCATATCGTGTTCATCCCAACCGAAGTGACAAGCATCCTAGCGTAGCCATCAACCACCTTAGTAccagaaaacaaaaatggatGACTACAATTTACTTCTACATGGTCACTTTCCCCTGTCATGCTAGATTCGTCCAGTTGCAATGAATGCCCGTCTAAGAATAGCCCATCTGCTGGAACTTGATCTCCAATCTTTAAGCAAATGACATCTCCAACGACAATTTCAAATATTGAAATCTGTTGACGCCTCCCAGCTCTTACTACTTCAATTTGGATATTGTTGCTGACTTTGGATAACTTGTCAAATTGTCTGTTTTGCCGAAAGTTACTTATGGTGGAAACAGCAATGACTAGAAATATAGCAACAAATATGCTTCCACCGTCATACCATCCTTCTTTTATTCCATTTTCTTTGATGCCAAACACGAGAGAAAGAACAGCACAGCCTAGAAGGATGAGAATGGTAAGATCCTTGAAGGCTTCCACTACAAAATGGAAGAAGCTCTTTGTGGGTGGTCTTTTGTACGTGTTTGTGCCAAAAGCCTCTTGTCGGCGAGCAATGTCTTCAATATTGCCTTGAATCCCGCTTTCAACATTGGTGTTAAGACCGGATGCT
It encodes the following:
- the LOC126689533 gene encoding putative calcium-transporting ATPase 13, plasma membrane-type; this encodes MPTISIILDNLESIHSLLNVPNTLSEPKKRWRSAFVSIYYYRAFLSLFKTSLSKKKNTKISPYHSFIILDLNQDNRLKTDQASLTKINQKTLTQLVKEKNIENLQIIGGLDRLASGLNTNVESGIQGNIEDIARRQEAFGTNTYKRPPTKSFFHFVVEAFKDLTILILLGCAVLSLVFGIKENGIKEGWYDGGSIFVAIFLVIAVSTISNFRQNRQFDKLSKVSNNIQIEVVRAGRRQQISIFEIVVGDVICLKIGDQVPADGLFLDGHSLQLDESSMTGESDHVEVNCSHPFLFSGTKVVDGYARMLVTSVGMNTIWGEMMSSISRDTNEQTPLQVRLNKLTSSIGKVGLAVAFLVLVVLLVRYFTGNTTDENGNKEFNGSSTKVDDILNAVVGFVAAAVTIVVVAIPEGLPLAVTLTLAYSMKRMMADQAMVRKLSACETMGSATTICTDKTGTLTLNKMKVTKFWLGKESFAPATYSSIAPYILELLQEGVALNTTGSVYKPTSGSEIELSGSPTEQAILSWAVQELNMEMEQLTQSHKILYVEAFNSQKKRSGVMTRRKTDDTIHVHWKGAAEMILKMCSSYYDASGIMKDLDDSEKMKFEQRIQGMAASSLRCIAFAHKQISKEDQEHDMEQRKIEEDGLTLLGLVGIKDPCRPGVKKAVEACQKAGVNIKMITGDNIFTAKAIATECGILRFDQDMSGAVVEGIEFRNYTPKERMEKVDKICVMARSSPFDKLLMVECLKQKGHVVAVTGDGTNDAPALKEADVGLSMGIQGTEVAKESSDIVILDDNFASVATVLRWGRCVYNNIQKFIQFQLTVNVAALVINFVAAVSAGEVPLTAVQLLWVNLIMDTLGALALATEKPTKELMTKQPVGRTEPLITNIMWRNLLAQALYQIIVLLTLQFKGESIFGVTEKVNDTLIFNTFVLCQVFNEFNARKLEKKNVFKGIHRNKLFLGIIVITIVLQVVMVEFLKKFAGTERLNWGQWGECIGFGIVSWPIGWIVKWIPVPERPFLSYLNMK